In Suncus etruscus isolate mSunEtr1 chromosome 9, mSunEtr1.pri.cur, whole genome shotgun sequence, the genomic window GCAggagcaggtaggatgtttgccttgcataaggatgacccaggtttgatccccagcatcctacatgatcccccaagcctaccaggagtagttcctgagctaagaaccaggagtaacctatgtggcctaaaaaacaaaacaaaacaaacaaaataaaaagaatcaaatacctaggaatcaaattAACAAAGATATAAGACTTATACATTAAAATGATACAGTAAGcaataattaaatgaaattagaagacacaaAAGATGGAAAAATCCTTGTTCATAAATTGAAGTAGTTTAAAATGACTTATacaaaattttgtataaattcaatgcaatatATCAAAAATTCTAATGGCATTAGTCAAGGACAGAAAGTACTACCAACATTTTTAATGAACTAAAGAAATGCCCAAGAATCAAAGCCAACGCAGAGGAAAAATAGATGGCAGGCATTGTGTTACCTGACCTTAAACTACACTTTAGACTACATtaatcaaaacagtgtggtattaaaattttaaaaacacaaatacaGACCAAAGAAATACAACAAAGACCAGAAATAATCCTTACATATATAAAGTTAACTTTTAAGAGCCAAGcacatgaagaaagaaaattctcttaACAAATGGTACTAGGAAAAATTAGTTAGCAATGTGAAAAATGATAAAACtgaggggccatagcaatagcacagtgggtaaggtgtttgttttgcatgcagctttcccagattcaatccccagcataccacagAATCTACCAAGCCTGCTAGAAATAACTGCTGAGTGcagaaatcaggagtaacctaagtgctgtgtggcccaaaaaaaaaaaaaaaaaaaaaaacaacaaaaattattttaatggattaaagacataaATGTGAGACCAAACTTCATAAAATACACTGACAGAAACAACTGGGCCAAGGAGAGCGCTTAAAAGTTTTGGAGTGCATCATGTTTTGTATATGAGAGCCCAGGGTCAACCCAGGCACAGCATAGTATTCTGAGGATCCATGACAGAGGTCCCTGGCTAGGTGTAGCCcagtaaaaaacaaagaaaaagaaaaaaacccacgccttttatgaagaaaaagagggataaaaaaaacaaaacagtatagGAGTAAAGATGCTTGCTTGCTACATACAGACAAACTaggatcaacaacaaaaaatatatgtatgtgtattatGTGTTTGAGAAACCAAAGGGGGGccagaaacagtacagcaggcagggcacttccTTGGATATTATCAACTCATGTTCAATCCATGACACCATACATGGCCCCCTAAATCCACCTGACTTTGGGGCTATATTAAGTCCTAAAAatattgggtgtgaccaaaaagcaaacaaaacaaacaaaaaagaggctagttttttttttttttcaatttggcagagaagaatttaatttattaaactgAAATGATGCCTACCTTCTTCTCTTTTTAGATACTCCTGCTCTGCCTGCGAGGCATAGATGGCAGACATCACTGAAAAAACAGAGGCTAGCACGGTTTTTTGTTCCTGAAGAATAATGGGTGGATCATCAGCCTGGCAGAATTCATGGCAGACCAGGTCAAAAAGTAAGCTCCATGTGTCTTTCCCAGTATCAGGGCACTGTACTtaagaaagataattttaaaagtagtcaattaaaaaagaacaagtcACTCCTTGAATGAATACAAAGCTTCCACATATTACATCTTACCAACTGCTTGAATTCCATCGTCCACGGTGGTAAGCAGCTGTAAGATACGCATGTAAACATCAAGTCCTTCTGGATGTTCCGAgctaaacacaaaaacaaagatcatcaaTACTGATACTGAGCTTAccgcctttgtgtgtgtgtgtgtgtgtgtgtgtgtgtgttgcacatGTGTGTGCacgcatgagagagagagagaaaaaaagagagataatgcACTCAAGAAAGATTTCTAACACTATGACCTACTCACTACTCtgtgttgggattttttttttttttttttttgatttttgggccacacccagcggtgctcaggggttactcctggctgtctgctcagaaatagctcctggcaggcaagggggaccatatgggacaccgggattcgaaccaaccacctttggtcctggatcggctgcttgcaaggcaaacgccgctgtgctatctctccgggccctctgtgtTGGGATTTAAACAAACGAGCAAAGAACTCTGCACGGTAAAGGAAACAATGTGAAAAAGGCTTAGTGAGGAGAGTCTGGTTCAGCTGAAATAATGTAGAAAATGCTAGATGACTGAAACAGAGTAAAATAAGAAGGATGAAGAAGTACTGTGTAGGGCCTTATATAAGCCATTTTCTTAAGAAATCTGGGAGACCAGAGATGTGGCTGAGTGAAAAAGTACTTGCATTACATGTGTAAGTTCTGAGTTCTAGtcccagcactgcaaaaaaaaaaaaaaagaaaaagtatagataGCAAAATCTAGCCCTCATCATAAGGATGGCAAATAGAGACTGAGGCATGAACAAGAGAGGGTCAGGGTGGGCTCTGCAGAATCATAGAGGAGAAAAAAGTACAGCAGTTGTCCAGGTGAGATACTGGCCTAGCCATTCATACCATCAAGATCCTAGAGAAAACTGGGACAAAGGGCccaagacatagtacagtggatagggtatttgctttgcacaaggcatATGCAGGTATGATCCTCAGtgccccatatgctcccctgagccacTGGATATGgcgcaaaagcaaaaaaaaaaaaaaaaaaaaaaaaaagtactacaaAAGAAATCCTTTTATACCTAAGATTTCTAGCAATTGGACTTTCCTATATTTTGCATACAGACTTCACCTACCGTACTTGTTTGGCAGCTTCAAGCACACAGGGCACAATTTTAAACACTGGCTGTTCTTCAGATTCTTCCTGGGGTGGGTCCAGAGGTGGAACAGTCCCCTTTCTAATCCATTCCAACATTAGCTTCTCATCCAAATCAAAGAGTTTGTCCACAACTTCCCCCACCTTCCCTAGCAAGTCAActgcagaaaataaaatgggTTGTAGAAATAAATGAGTGATGTGCAGACCAAGAATCTAAGTGAAGGCTCCTGCAAACAAGTGCTCAAGCCCTTTGATCcaacattttattataatcttttgCTTTGGGGCACAATCAGTCATGCTAAGGgttttctcaggaatcacttctagcaggttcAAGGGATCCTATGAGgtgacagggatcgaacccagatgaGCATCATGTAAGTCAAGAGTCCTGCTACATCTCCAGactccagctttttaaaaaagtgatccctaaaaAGTTATTTGGTTTccttgggaccagagcggtggtgtgAGCCATAAGGCACTGCCTcacacgcactagcctaggacagaccttggctcGATCCCTGAGTGTCtaatatgtcccccaagccagaagcaatttttgagcacatagcctggagtagtaatccctgagcatcaatggatgtgactggtattttagaaagaaattctGTATCTTCATCAGGGTCAAAAAGATCATacagggggtagggtgcttgccttgcatgcaaccgacataggtccaatccccagcaccccatatggtcacacacagagtcaggtgtgatttctgagcatgaaaaaccaaaaaataaaaaaaaagttatatggttccctaaaaatcaaatataaatggtGTTTTTAGATTACATGGTGACTTACCATTTGTTGAACTTGACAAGATGAAGCAAATACTATCATAAATAGATGGATATTCCCGAATTCTTTCAACCCAGATACTAGCCACTTCCATCTGGGAAAGGCAAGTAAGCAACAACCTGTATGATAAATGTGAGTTTGATAGCTGTATTTTAAAATCAGTACAAagatttcaagaataaaaattacCTCTTTTTTCCTACAGTCCCATATGAGTGAGCAAACagagtaaaaacaaacaagcatacCTACTTATTTCCAGCAGGGTTGGAGGGTCTGAATCATAAAAACAGTGCAGTAACACCTggctacaaaaacaaacaaaaaaaatctttcatttcaAATATCAAAGCAGTATTCATTCcacttctttaacattttttgagGAGTGAAATTCGTCATGCATATACAAAAGCCTGTAACATACAAATCTATTCCTAGTAGGTAAAGAACACATTATCTCCAAGAAAAAGGACAGCCCTTCAATTCCACAGTCCCATAAGTACCTTCCAAATCACAATTCTCTTTTCCATCTAGAAATAACTACTATCATAATTCTtccagcaatctttttttttttgctttactttatgattttatatatttgttatgtGTTCTGAaatacccagcaatgctgggtGCTAAGTGCTCAGTTATTGATCCCCAGCGGTGCATGTGGGACCAGGCATTGGGAATCAAATATAGATGCTCCAGCCCAGTGAGCTATCTTCCCCatgctcatttttgttttaaacctTATTTACATGGTATATATTCTAGTGAGTACTGTTTTAGCTCAACACATTAAGATCTACCcacatgggactggagcaatagcacagtgatagggagcttgccctgcatgcagccgatccaggacagacctggtttgatccctggcgttctatatggtcccccttagccaggagcaattctgagggcatagcagccaggagtaactcctgaacatcattttggtgtggcccaaaatttaaaaaaaaaatctacctaaaTGAGGTAATCACCTCTATTTTAGAGACCCAGGGATGTAAATCTTGATTAAGATATTAACCACCtaagacattcttttttcttttttttgttgtgggtcATACCTGGATTTCAGTCAAGTCCcttcaggattttctcctggctcttggttcactcctggcaggactcagaaaaacataaaggatgctgggaaccaatccaggttggcatcatgcaaggcaagcacagtacctactgtactatcactccagtcccctttttctttttattggaggGGGAAAAAATGGGAGAGGGTGAGCCATACGCTGcagtactcagtaattactcctggctctgtgctcagaactcagaCTCTGTGCTTAGACCCTTAACCACTATTTCATACAGTATTACAACAGTTTTTTTCCTAAGAACATTTTTTGACCTGTGTGGACacaaatttctttgaaaatttttgtttgtttgtttgtttgtttgtttgtttggggaccacacctgtggtgctcaggagttactcctggttctgtgttcaaaaatcactcctggaaggcttgggagatgATATAGGATGACAATATAggatgggtcagccacatgcaaggcaagtaccttaccctctatgttatcattctggtcccctcttcaaaatattttaacagcTATAAACCTTAGAAAATATTGgcaacatgactgaaacctaatcacaatcatgttgtaatcaaggtgtttaaataaagatataaaaaaaaaagaaaatgttagcaAATATTCCTGAGGCTCAAACCATTATTACTAGGtttccaatattaaaaaaaaaaaaaaaccgctaGGGACAAACACAGTTAACATGTTTGAACCAAGCCAGCTCCAtagaatcactctttttttttttttttttggtttctgggccacaaccagtgatgctcaggagttattcctggcttaggggaccatataggatgctggggatcaaaccgaggttagtcctgggtcagcattgtgcaaggcaaacatcctactgctgagctatcgctccagcccctgccccaCTAATTCTTATTCCTAATGGTTAACCATCTGCTAAAAACGCAGTTCACTTTGCTATTATGAAGAAAATAGGTTCAAATCCTGAGTCATGTCCTTCAACAGAAGCCCTGTGCATcagatgaagctcaccacaaagagtggcgagtgcagttagagaaataactacaatgacaactatcatgacaatgtcaatgagtgagataagtagaaggcatgtctcaaatacaggcagggggtgggggaggacggagataggggacattggtggtgggaatgttgcactggtgaagaggggtgttctttttatgagtgaaacccaactacaaacatgcttgtaatcatagtgcttaaataaagatattatttaaaaaaaaaaaaaagagtgctcatCAGAGaaaggtggtaaaaaaaaaaagggttgttttatttatttatttatttatttttgcagtgctgggatcaaaccctacaAGACAAACACtgaaccatatcccccacccatagtatatatttcttttttttttagtatatatttctTATCTCTACAATACATCAGGATTTCCTTAGAGATATAAAACatcaatacattaaaaaaaaacacacaattaTTATGCAGTAAAACTTACCCAAGATTTTTATTATTGCTGATAGACACACATATCTCCTGGAAACAGGCCATATTACCTAATATTCCCACACAGATTTCCTGCCAAAGCAAATTTTATAAGTCACAATGGCTCTGAATCAAAagacacaaatacaaaaatcacaatttgaaaaaaaatattaagccaAGTTTGGgtaaggggggaaaaaaggaaagaagcatATAGAAGTCAATTACCTGAGTCCTAATTGTAAAAAGTTTGTAGTatttaagaaaggatgaaagacacataaaaaacaaaggcAGGGAAgagttataagaaaagaaatcttggggccagagcggtggcgcaggcagtaaggtgttttccttgcacgcgctaacctaggacagatcgcagttcgattccttggcgtcccatatggtcccccaagccaggggcggtttctgagtgcatagccaagagtaacccctgagcatcactaggtgtgacccaaaaaccaaaaacaataaaagaaaaaatcttgagTCTTTAGTGACTGGTAGGATTTAAAACATGAAAGACACCCAGAAATACAAAGAAACTTAGAAGGggtccctctcttcccctctcccctctctccttctctttcccctcCCACTCCCCCACTCTCTTGTCCAGATTGATCAATTCAACTATCACTGCATAGTGGtcacttctctaccctaactacaTTGCTCCACTATTTATGGCAAGTTTCCTCCCATGGACTGGACCTCCTGGCCTTTATCTTTAAAGTCTtggggtattattaccatactatctttttttccttatattcccAAAATGAATACGATTCTTCTATGTCTATACCTCTTTTTCTGACTCATTCCAttaagaaactggagaaacagcatagaggttgggtgcttgccttgcatacagcaaacctggattcaa contains:
- the SAAL1 gene encoding protein SAAL1 isoform X2, which translates into the protein MDRNPSPPPPSREEDVATGDCIGSTVYSKHWLFGVLNGLIQLVTPEDTKGSSDDEEQQTELDEELENEICRVWDMSMDEDVALFLQEFNTPDIFMGVLAKSRCPRLREICVGILGNMACFQEICVSISNNKNLGQVLLHCFYDSDPPTLLEISRLLLTCLSQMEVASIWVERIREYPSIYDSICFILSSSTNVDLLGKVGEVVDKLFDLDEKLMLEWIRKGTVPPLDPPQEESEEQPVFKIVPCVLEAAKQVRSEHPEGLDVYMRILQLLTTVDDGIQAVVQCPDTGKDTWSLLFDLVCHEFCQADDPPIILQEQKTVLASVFSVMSAIYASQAEQEYLKREEANLPLIDSLIRVLRNMEHCQKKLENSAESSTEETKKSDFIQDDFHLKILKDISCEFLSNIFQTLTKETIALGLKEGQLSKQKCSCAFQHLLPFYSPVVEEFLKTLNEVDKALAADLEERFPSLKVQT